In Ornithinibacter aureus, the genomic stretch CGGCAACCCGGTCAGCTCGTTCGCCTCGTTCCACGTCTTCGTCCTGCCGGTGCTGCGTCGCCTCGCCGGGCTCGACCCCGACGACGACGGTTCCTTCGAGGCGCAGGCCGGCGTCGGGTGGCCGACGGTCGCCGGCAAGGTCGAGCTCACGCGCGTGACGGAACGGTCCGGGCAGGTCTCGCCGTCGGGCGGGCAGGGGTCGCACGTGCTCGGTGCCCTCGCCGCGGCGACGGCGCTCGCCGTGGTGCCGGCCGACGTCGAGCACGTCACCGCGGGGAGTCTCGTGCGGTGCCTGCCGCTGCTGGGGCAAAATCGCCCGCGTGACTGACTCCACCAGCAAGGCCCGCACCACGTCGGGGCTCACCCACGTCCGGGCCGACGGCACCGCCCACATGGTCGACATCTCCGCCAAGGAGGTCACCGCCCGGCGGGCCGCGGCATCCGGCATGGTCCTGCTGTCGGCAGCGGCCGTCGCGGCGCTGCGCGGTGGCGCGGTCCCGAAGGGGGACGCGCTCGGCGTGGCCCGGGTCGCCGGCATCCAGGCCGTCAAGCGCACCCCCGACCTCATCCCGCTCGCGCACCCCGTCGTGGTGCACGCCGTCGAGGTCGACCTCGACGTCGTCGACGAGGGGGTGCGCATCAGCGCCGTCGTCCGCACCGCCGACCGCACGGGTATCGAGATGGAGGCCCTCACCGCGGTCAGCGTCGCGGCGCTCGCGCTCGTCGACATGGTCAAGGCGGTCGACAAGCACGCCCGCATCACCGACATCCGGGTCACGGCGAAGTCCGGCGGACGGTCCGGCGACTGGGAGGAGCCCGACGTCTCGGATGCCGTCGCGACCGGTTCGAGGTCGGCGCGCCACGGGCCGCGCCCGCCGACCCCGTCGCTCGCCGGGGCGCGCGCGGTGGTCATCACGTGTTCGACCCGCGCCGCCGCCGGGGTCTACCCCGACCGCGGTGGTGCCGTGCTCGTCGAGACCTTGCGTGCGTGGGGTGCCGAGGTGCCTGACGCGCTCGTCGTGCCCGACGGCCCGTCGGTGGGGCGCGCGCTGGCCTCGGCCCTCGCCACCTCGCCCGACCTGCTCGTCACCACCGGCGGCACCGGGTTGACCC encodes the following:
- the moaCB gene encoding bifunctional molybdenum cofactor biosynthesis protein MoaC/MoaB yields the protein MTDSTSKARTTSGLTHVRADGTAHMVDISAKEVTARRAAASGMVLLSAAAVAALRGGAVPKGDALGVARVAGIQAVKRTPDLIPLAHPVVVHAVEVDLDVVDEGVRISAVVRTADRTGIEMEALTAVSVAALALVDMVKAVDKHARITDIRVTAKSGGRSGDWEEPDVSDAVATGSRSARHGPRPPTPSLAGARAVVITCSTRAAAGVYPDRGGAVLVETLRAWGAEVPDALVVPDGPSVGRALASALATSPDLLVTTGGTGLTPTDGTPEATRPLLDYEVPGLAEAIRARGVAKGVPTAVLSRGLTGVAGHTLVINLPGSSGGVRDALGVLAEVLPHTLSQVRGGDH